A single genomic interval of Herpetosiphonaceae bacterium harbors:
- a CDS encoding fumarate reductase/succinate dehydrogenase flavoprotein subunit codes for MAIDTTTAPAVDTGTRRGQPFGESVLNARIPAGPIAEKWDTHRFEMKLVNPANKRKYTVIVVGTGLAGASAAASLAELGYNVKSFCYQDSPRRAHSIAAQGGINAAKNYRNDGDSIYRLFYDTVKGGDYRSREANVYRLAQISVNIIDQCVAQGVPFAREYSGYLDNRSFGGAQVSRTFYARGQTGQQLLLGAYQALCRQIEAGKVKMFPRTEMLDLVVVDGRAQGIVTRDMVTGTIETHVGDAVVLATGGYGNVFYLSTNAKGCNTTAIWRAHRKGAFFGNPCFTQIHPTCIPVHGEYQSKLTLMSESLRNDGRIWVPKQAGDQRPPEQIPEEERDYYLERRYPSFGNLVPRDVASRNAKAVCDEGRGVGPGGLGVYLDFGDAIKRLGTSVIRERYGNLFDMYERITAENPYEVPMRIYPAIHYTMGGLWVDYNLMSTIPGLFVIGEANFSDHGANRLGASALMQGLADGYFVLPYTIGDYLTKVTPGQISATHPAFNEVLHDVTSRTERLLSINGKRTVDSFHRELGQLMWDKCGMARNDQGLREALAKIPEIRAEFWENVKVPGDGNELNQSLEKAGRVADFMELAELMCLDALHRTESCGGHFREESQTPEGEALRDDEHFSYVAAWEFNGVGKAPVLHREPLNFEYVHLAQRSYK; via the coding sequence ATGGCAATCGATACAACAACGGCTCCGGCTGTCGATACCGGGACTCGGCGCGGGCAGCCGTTCGGCGAGAGCGTGCTGAACGCGCGCATTCCGGCGGGGCCGATCGCCGAGAAATGGGATACGCATCGCTTCGAGATGAAGCTGGTCAATCCGGCCAACAAGCGCAAGTACACCGTGATCGTCGTGGGCACCGGCCTTGCGGGCGCATCCGCCGCGGCGTCGCTGGCCGAGCTGGGCTACAACGTCAAGAGCTTCTGCTACCAGGATAGCCCGCGCCGCGCGCACAGTATCGCGGCGCAGGGCGGCATCAACGCCGCGAAAAACTACCGAAACGACGGCGATAGCATCTATCGGCTGTTCTACGATACCGTCAAGGGCGGAGACTACCGCTCGCGTGAGGCGAACGTCTATCGTCTGGCGCAGATCAGCGTCAACATCATCGATCAGTGTGTGGCGCAGGGCGTGCCCTTTGCCCGCGAGTACAGCGGCTACCTCGACAACCGCTCGTTTGGCGGCGCACAGGTTTCGCGCACGTTCTACGCGCGCGGCCAGACCGGCCAGCAGCTTTTGCTGGGCGCGTACCAGGCGCTCTGCCGTCAGATCGAGGCGGGCAAGGTCAAGATGTTTCCGCGCACCGAGATGCTTGATCTGGTCGTGGTCGATGGCCGCGCGCAGGGGATTGTCACCCGCGACATGGTGACGGGCACGATCGAGACGCATGTCGGCGACGCGGTGGTGCTGGCGACCGGCGGCTACGGCAATGTGTTCTATCTTTCGACCAACGCCAAGGGCTGTAATACGACGGCGATCTGGCGCGCGCATCGCAAAGGCGCGTTCTTCGGCAATCCGTGCTTCACGCAGATCCACCCGACGTGTATCCCGGTGCATGGCGAGTACCAGTCCAAGCTCACGCTGATGAGCGAGTCGCTGCGGAACGACGGGCGGATCTGGGTGCCCAAGCAGGCGGGCGATCAGCGTCCGCCGGAGCAGATCCCGGAGGAGGAGCGCGACTACTACCTGGAGCGCAGGTATCCCAGCTTCGGCAATCTGGTGCCGCGCGACGTGGCCTCGCGCAATGCCAAGGCCGTCTGCGACGAAGGGCGGGGCGTGGGGCCGGGCGGCCTCGGCGTCTATCTCGACTTCGGCGACGCGATCAAGCGCCTGGGCACAAGCGTGATCCGCGAGCGCTACGGCAACCTGTTCGATATGTACGAGCGCATCACCGCCGAGAATCCGTACGAGGTGCCGATGCGCATCTATCCCGCGATCCACTACACGATGGGCGGCCTGTGGGTAGACTACAACCTGATGAGCACGATCCCCGGCCTGTTCGTGATCGGCGAGGCCAACTTCTCCGACCACGGCGCGAATCGGCTGGGCGCGAGCGCGCTGATGCAGGGCCTGGCCGACGGCTACTTTGTGCTGCCCTACACCATCGGCGATTATCTGACGAAGGTGACGCCCGGCCAGATCAGCGCGACGCATCCCGCGTTCAACGAGGTGCTCCACGATGTGACAAGCCGGACCGAGCGGCTGCTGAGCATCAACGGCAAGCGCACCGTCGACTCGTTTCACCGTGAGCTAGGTCAACTGATGTGGGATAAGTGCGGCATGGCGCGCAACGATCAGGGCTTGCGCGAGGCGCTGGCGAAGATCCCGGAAATTCGGGCCGAGTTCTGGGAGAACGTCAAGGTGCCCGGCGACGGCAACGAGCTAAACCAATCGCTGGAGAAGGCCGGACGGGTGGCCGACTTCATGGAGCTGGCCGAGCTGATGTGTCTGGACGCGCTCCATCGGACCGAGTCGTGCGGCGGGCACTTCCGCGAGGAAAGCCAGACGCCCGAAGGTGAGGCGCTGCGCGACGACGAGCACTTCTCCTACGTCGCGGCCTGGGAGTTCAACGGCGTTGGCAAAGCGCCCGTGCTGCACCGCGAGCCGCTTAACTTCGAGTACGTCCATCTGGCGCAGCGGAGCTATAAGTAA
- a CDS encoding succinate dehydrogenase/fumarate reductase iron-sulfur subunit codes for MNLTLHVWRQKNAKSEGRFVKYDARDISPDMSFLEMLDVINEELIAKGEEPIAFDHDCREGICGMCGLMINGVAHGPERATTTCQLHMRHFKDGDTIYIEPWRARPFPVIKDLVVDRGSFDRIIESGGYISVSTGSAPEGNSIPVPKENADLAMDAAACIACGACVAACPNASAMLFTAAKVAHLNLLPQGQPERHSRVLNMVERMDSEGFGGCTNIGECSSVCPKEISMDFIAMLNRDLLKASLASRKKR; via the coding sequence ATGAACCTGACACTACATGTATGGCGTCAAAAGAACGCAAAGTCCGAGGGCCGCTTCGTCAAGTACGATGCGCGCGATATTAGCCCGGACATGTCGTTCCTTGAGATGTTGGACGTGATCAACGAGGAGTTGATCGCCAAAGGCGAGGAGCCGATCGCGTTCGATCACGATTGCCGCGAGGGGATCTGCGGCATGTGCGGCCTGATGATCAACGGCGTGGCGCACGGCCCGGAGCGGGCGACGACGACCTGCCAGCTTCATATGCGGCACTTCAAGGACGGCGATACGATCTACATCGAGCCGTGGCGGGCCAGGCCCTTCCCGGTGATCAAAGATCTGGTCGTCGATCGCGGCTCGTTCGACCGGATCATCGAGTCGGGCGGGTATATCTCAGTCTCGACCGGCAGCGCGCCCGAAGGGAACTCGATCCCGGTGCCCAAGGAGAATGCGGATCTGGCGATGGATGCCGCCGCGTGTATCGCATGCGGCGCGTGTGTGGCGGCCTGTCCCAACGCCTCGGCGATGCTCTTCACCGCCGCCAAGGTGGCCCATCTCAACCTGCTGCCGCAGGGCCAGCCGGAGCGTCACAGCCGCGTGCTGAACATGGTGGAGCGAATGGACTCCGAGGGCTTCGGCGGCTGCACCAACATCGGCGAGTGCTCGTCGGTCTGTCCCAAGGAGATCAGCATGGACTTTATCGCCATGCTCAACCGCGATCTGCTCAAGGCGTCGCTGGCGAGCCGCAAGAAGCGCTAG
- a CDS encoding cyclase family protein — MALKLYDLSIPTGIATPAWPSYEPLQVHYFKRLSFNGANGQIIRSSNHVGTHLDGQCHFVTGGQDIASISLERLYGPGVIVDLSDMAEDYGIYTSKDIEARVEVREDDILFIYTGYSRYGWDQPDADEQRYMLRHPGPTREFWEWCLKKRLKLLGVDCGSQDHPFNTKIRDWRPDEARKADAYLREKHGRSLEEIFPTEDYQGMHFKLFPSGIIHVECLGGEIGRLLNQRTTIGVFPWKFKDGEAAFCRVVAFHEE, encoded by the coding sequence ATGGCGCTGAAACTGTACGATCTGAGCATTCCAACCGGGATCGCCACGCCGGCCTGGCCGAGCTACGAGCCGCTGCAAGTCCACTACTTCAAGCGGCTGAGCTTCAACGGCGCGAACGGGCAGATCATCCGCTCCTCGAACCACGTCGGCACGCACCTCGACGGCCAGTGCCACTTCGTCACCGGAGGCCAGGACATCGCCTCGATCTCGCTGGAGCGGCTCTACGGCCCCGGCGTGATCGTCGATCTCTCCGATATGGCCGAGGACTACGGGATCTACACGTCGAAAGACATCGAGGCGCGCGTCGAGGTGCGCGAGGACGATATTCTCTTCATCTACACCGGCTACTCGCGCTACGGCTGGGATCAGCCCGACGCCGACGAGCAGCGCTATATGCTGCGCCATCCCGGCCCGACCCGCGAGTTCTGGGAGTGGTGCCTGAAGAAGCGGCTCAAGCTGCTGGGCGTCGACTGTGGCTCGCAGGATCATCCGTTCAACACCAAGATCCGCGACTGGCGGCCCGATGAGGCGCGCAAAGCCGATGCCTACCTGCGCGAGAAGCACGGCAGGAGCCTGGAAGAGATCTTCCCGACCGAGGATTACCAGGGCATGCACTTCAAGCTCTTCCCGTCGGGGATCATCCATGTAGAGTGCCTGGGCGGCGAGATCGGCAGGCTGCTCAACCAGCGCACCACGATCGGCGTGTTTCCGTGGAAGTTCAAGGACGGCGAGGCTGCCTTCTGCCGGGTGGTCGCGTTTCACGAGGAATAG